Below is a genomic region from Lysobacter terrestris.
TCGCCCGGCAGCATCAGCGCGCTGCCCGGGCGGCGCCAGCGCAGCAGCGCCTCGTAGCCGGCGACGTTGCCGGTGCGCAGGTCGACGATCGGCTGGTAGTGCGGCTCGAACTCGTCGCGCAGGATCGCGCGGCGCAGGTCCACCTCGAGATCGAGCAGTTGCAGGGCTTCCTGGTGCAGGCGCTCGTCGAAGATCTCGAAACGCTGGCGCCCGTGCGCCTTGGCGCGGTACATGGCGACGTCGGCGTCGCGCAGCAACTCCTCCGCCTTGTTGTAGCGCCGGCTGCCGAGGGTGATGCCGATGCTGGCCGAGGTGAACAACTCCTTGCCGCGGATGTGCATCGGCTCGCTCAGGGCCTGGATCACGCGTTGCGCGGTATGGCACGCGTCCTCCGGCAGTTGCACGTCCTCCACCAGCAGCGCGAACTCGTCGCCGCCCAGCCGCGCGACGACGTCGGAATCGCGCACGCACGCCGCGAGGCGTTCGCCCGCCTGCCGCAGCATCTGGTCGCCGGACAGGTGGCCGACGCTGTCGTTGATGATCTTGAAGCGGTCCAGGTCGAGGAACAGCACGGCGAAGCGGTGCTCCGGATCACGCTGCAGGCGCGCCAGCGCGCGCTCGATCGCGCCGTAGAGGAAGGTGCGGTTGGGCAATCCGGTCAGCGAATCGTGCAGCGTCTCGTGCACCAGCTGCTGCTCCGCGCGCTCGCGCACTCCGATCTGTTCGCGCAGTTCGGCCACGGCTGCAGCCAGTTCACGCGTGCGGTCCTCGACGCGGGCCTCCAGTTCGCCCTGCACCTTCTTGCGCGCCAGCGCGGTGAGGATGTGCTGCGCGACATAGGCGAGCAGCGCGCGGTCCTCCTCGGTGTAATGCACCGATTCGTCGTAGCTCTGCACCACGACGACGCCGCGCACTTCGCCCTGCCCGACCATCGGTACGCCGAGAAAATCGGCCGCGGGCGTGCCCAGGCCGATGCCACCGGGCACATCCAGCAGCAGCGCGACGTCGCGCGCGGGCCCCATCGCGGTGCGGCCGTGGCGGATCAGGCCTAGGGTCAGGCTGCTGCGCAGCGCCGCGGCCGGGATTTCCTCGTCGGGCTGCACCAGCCCGGGGTCCATCTCGTCCGCCCGGTACGGGAACCGCAACGTGTCCTGCTCGGCGTCGTACAGGGCGATGTAGAAGTTCTTCGCGTACATCAGCTCGCCGACGATCTCGTGGATGCCGTGCAGCATCTCGCGCATGTCGAGCTCGCTGCTGGCGAGGTCGGCGATGCTGTAGAGCGCGGCCTGCAGCCGTTCGCCGCGCTGGCGCTCGCGCACCTCGCGGGTGAGCTCGCGCGTGCGCTCCTCCACGCGGCGCTCCAGTTCCGCGTGCGCCTGCTTGCGCAGCATCGCGGTGAGGATGTGCTGGGCGACGAAGGCGAGCAGCGCGCGGTCCTCCTCTGTGTAACGCGCGCCATCGTCGTAGCTCTGCACCACGATCACGCCGCGCACGACGCCGTCGACGGCCATCGGCACGCCCAGCCAGTCGGCGCTGTCGGGGCCGTAGCGGTCCGAATCGGGGTAATCGAGCCCGAATTCCAGCAGCAGGTCACGCGAAGGCCCCATCGCCGGCCGCCCGTGGCGGATCACCGCAAGCGTGAGGCTGCTGCGCATCTCGTCCGCGGGGATCTCTTCCGTCGTATCGACCCGGGCCGAATCGTGCTCGTCGGCGAAATAGATGAAGCGCACGCTGTCGCGGACGGTGTCGTAGAGCGCGATGAAGAAATTCTCGGCGTACATCAGTTCGCCAACCACGCCGTGCACGCGCGCGAGCATTTCCGGCATGTCGAGCTTGCTGCTGGCGAGGTCGGTGATGGCGAACAGCGCGGTCTGCAGCTTCGCCGTCTTCTCCAGCCGTTGCGCGGCCAGGCGCTGCTCGGCGAGCTCCAGCGCAGTCGCGAGCCGGGCGCGGAGCACGCCGAGGAAGTCGTTCCAGGCCGGTGCACCGAGCTCGGGAATGCAATCCGAAGCCGGCCAGTCGGCCCGCAACCACAGGCGGCGGTCCACGTCGGCGACGCCGAGGTCTACCTCGATGCGGCGCCAGCCGTCGCCATCGCCACTGCGATGCGTGTGTCGCGCCGCCGGATCAGCATCGCGCCCGGGCGTTGCCGGCC
It encodes:
- a CDS encoding bifunctional diguanylate cyclase/phosphodiesterase, with amino-acid sequence MATPAPEPGQDDGTGIRLNAVPDLDFVSALFSVSSLEDIAAVAESRMESVFGARNVTLHWRPATPGRDADPAARHTHRSGDGDGWRRIEVDLGVADVDRRLWLRADWPASDCIPELGAPAWNDFLGVLRARLATALELAEQRLAAQRLEKTAKLQTALFAITDLASSKLDMPEMLARVHGVVGELMYAENFFIALYDTVRDSVRFIYFADEHDSARVDTTEEIPADEMRSSLTLAVIRHGRPAMGPSRDLLLEFGLDYPDSDRYGPDSADWLGVPMAVDGVVRGVIVVQSYDDGARYTEEDRALLAFVAQHILTAMLRKQAHAELERRVEERTRELTREVRERQRGERLQAALYSIADLASSELDMREMLHGIHEIVGELMYAKNFYIALYDAEQDTLRFPYRADEMDPGLVQPDEEIPAAALRSSLTLGLIRHGRTAMGPARDVALLLDVPGGIGLGTPAADFLGVPMVGQGEVRGVVVVQSYDESVHYTEEDRALLAYVAQHILTALARKKVQGELEARVEDRTRELAAAVAELREQIGVRERAEQQLVHETLHDSLTGLPNRTFLYGAIERALARLQRDPEHRFAVLFLDLDRFKIINDSVGHLSGDQMLRQAGERLAACVRDSDVVARLGGDEFALLVEDVQLPEDACHTAQRVIQALSEPMHIRGKELFTSASIGITLGSRRYNKAEELLRDADVAMYRAKAHGRQRFEIFDERLHQEALQLLDLEVDLRRAILRDEFEPHYQPIVDLRTGNVAGYEALLRWRRPGSALMLPGEFLKVAEDSGSVEQIDWRLFEHACREIETLPGDAGYVTINVSPRHFRSPALARQLLDLLDAYRVPPQRLRIEVTEGALLENPDQVFATLDTLRRGGVLAALDDFGTGYSSLSYLHRFPLHALKIDRSFVSALVPGERGGSVAVVRAVLALANTLGMEVIAEGIETEAQRDCLLAIGCEQGQGFLFSRARPASEWAARMSTTR